The Raphanus sativus cultivar WK10039 chromosome 6, ASM80110v3, whole genome shotgun sequence sequence AGCGAGCTCCTACGAACCAACAAACCATACATGCACGGAGCGACGCGGGTGAAGCCGGAGTGGCTTGTTAAACACGCCAAGTCTCTGTGTGTGTTCTCCACGCCGCTCAAGGATCCGAAGCCGTATTACTCGAGGGAGCTGGATAGAGTTTTCTGCTGGGTGGTTCCTAGCTTCGGCCCTCATCTTTGGGAGCTTCCGGCTCACAGTGAGGAAGTAAGAGATGATACATACAGAGCAGCGGTTTTTGGATATGCGTTGCTTCGAGGAGAGGTGTTGCCTTGTTTAAAAAGCGCTAGGGCGTTGATGGCTGTGAAACCTGAGACGATGTTGGAGAAAGAAGGTTGGGGTTTAGAGAGAGTTGGGAGTTTGGTGACAGCGttggaaaagaagaagattgatAGTTTGGAGAGTTTGAGAAAGAGATGGGAACAGAACTCGAATTTGCTGTACCCGGAAATTGAAGCTTGGTTTCAGAAGAAGTCTCGTCATCATGTTAAAGAGCTTTGGCAGAGAATGCTGCAGGAGGCTAAGGCTAAGGCTAACATCATCCCTGTTGAAACTTCTGGGGAGTTGAAGAGGTCGGTCATCCCTTTTGAACGTTCTGGAAAGTTGAAGAGGCCAAAAGTGTGTTTTGAATAAGAATCAGCTAAAACATAGAACGATGAAATTTATTTGAGAATTTGgcataatttttgtttatcatATCTTCGTTGATTTGCTTCAGTTGCAGCATTCTGCTTATTAAATGTGTTTGGAGGCAGCTGAACTCAGTTTTAGGACTACAAAGATCAACACAACTCTAAATTGATGTGGATCTGcctttggtttggtttggttttccAAAAAACTTCTTGGTATGATGATAAACAAAAGCAGGAACACTAGGTCAAGAGAAcgtataatatatagttttaatataacGGGAAATACCCCGTGACAACAAAAGCTTCCGAGAGTCTTCTTGACTCGACCCATCTCACAGGACACTTTTCTAAACTAACTCTACTCACAGTGAAAAAGAAGCACACAGACTCGCTAGTATGAGAACTCGTGACCACGGAAAGAGATATACTTCTTAACCCAGATGGCAATATCTTCTGCACAGGCCTGAGCCTGTGGAGTCCTAAGAAGCATGTCGAGCGTTGCAAACTCGTGAACCGCGTCTTTGTACTCCAGCACAGGAGCATCTACGTTGACCTTCCTCAGCTCTTCTGAGTAAGCGATGGCTCTGTCTCTCATCCAGTCATGCTCCGCGACGATGGTCAGCGTCGGTGGCATGAACTTGAGCGGTGGGCCCCGGCCTGGAACGAGCGGGTTCGCTGCCGGGTGGTCCAGACTGAACTCTTCTTCCGGTAAGAAAAGCTTCCAAGCGAGGATGCACATGGGTTTGTCGTAGAAGTAGGAGTTTGCTTGTTTGATCTCGGATTGCGTGGGAACGGTGCCGATGAAGAACGGGTACATTAAGACTTGAGCCACAACCTTGACTGGGTCTAGATTTTGACCAGCTTCGATGGCTTTGCGGGATACGTAGTCAGCTATGTTGGCACCACAGCTCACACCAAGAAGCACGCATCtgaagtgtcaattttttttttttgagaagtCACAGAACTCAgtaagattgttttttttttcacctgAATCACATGAAAGCAACACATCTACAGACACTTATAAAACCACAAATAGATCCCAGTTTCTTCTATCATTAAAAGGTTCTTAAGAACCATAAGAACATTTTATGGATAAAAAAGTCATTGAATAATGTGAAATCAGCGTTCACTAAGATAAAATAGATGTAGCATATGACATGAATCTCATTTGGCATACGAAGATCACTCTGAATCTGAATCCGTAAGTAGATatgtttttcttgaaaaaaaaagaagcctTGCTAACTCATTTCTAAGAAGATTGCTGGAATTTAAAGGATCAATTACACATATTGATCATGATGAATGAACCAGgccaaaaataattaacaaagaCCAATTCAAAGCTATTATGTAAATGCCAATGAATAAGACGGGAAGGCAGCAGATATCCCCACAGCAAACAAGTGCCTTTTGACAAATATCAAGACATGATACGGACAAGACAACTGAACTCAGCACCAAGACCAATAAAcaacaacatatataaataatcatctACTTCCACAAGTAAATCACAAGATACATTGCACAGCAAAAGAAGTAACGTTAAAGGTTAGAACTTTTAGCTAAAGAAATCATTATAGACAAGGCAATCATAGACAACACTTCCCCAGAGCTAAGTAAGTATACTACCTAGACAACAAATCCAACCTCTTACAATCTCATAAGCAATgcaaatgaaaaaagaaaaaaggactTTGGGGTATTTATTTACCTGGAAGGATCAGCATGAGAAGCGAGCCAAGGCTCAACCAAAGAAGCACCAAAAGCATCAACAACATGCTTCTTCTTcacctctcctcctcctcctccacctctccGCGACATGGACTTATTACAATCCGCGAGATTGGCCTGCTTCCCAAGCCACTGCAACACCTTGAACCCGTCCTCACACGCCGCGGGGTACCTATTCTCCGGCGCCAGCCTATACCCAACCGCCAAAACAATCACATCGCAATGCTTCGCCATCCTCCTACAGAAGAAATCATTCGCCACCGAGTCGTTGCTCCCACTCACCCACCCTCCTCCGTGGAACTGCACCATCACCGGTAGCTTCCTGCATTCCCCACCCGACGACGACGGCGGTGCGTACCCTCTGTACAACACCTCCTCCgcagaggaggaggatgaggaggaggcGGTGGTGAGAGCGTAACTGCTTCTTCTAGACTCGGACTTGTGAGAGTGTTGCAACGAGTTTGACGAGCCGTGACTGTTTCTTCTAAGGAGAAGATCCGATCCGGTTCGAGACTTGGCGGAGGCGGCGAGGTTGTTGAGAGCGGATTCGGGGAGGAAGATGCGGACGGAGAGGGAGGTTAGGGGATCGATGTGGATGTCTTTGGTGGCGACGCCGTCGGTGAATAAGGGGTTCGGAGGGGAGACGGATTCTTCGGGTCGGGTCGTGACGCCGAACGGATCCGATGAGGATGAGATGGAGTCTGATTGGATCCGGTTTTGTAAACGGTGTTTTAAAAGGAACTTGAAGAAGACGCTGTAGAGCTTCACGCCAACGCTCGGCATTTTTTACTCGGATCTCGGAGAAGCTCGATTAGGGATCCATGGAGATTTAGGGTTAGTGGAGAGTGGAGGATTGCTTCAATGTGGAGCTTTGGTTGAGCGTAATAGAGACAAACAAGGTTAGTAGAcaaacttaattaaaaaaaaaagcttaggTGGGAAGAGAGACACTGTCTGtgagattattaaaaaaatgtttgctTTTTGAGGTTTGTATTATGGTCACTACGCTTTAAATTTCAGGTtgtaaagaaaatttaaattagatGGGCTGTGTGGGCTTATTGATAGTGATATATCAACTCTCTTTTCTTTCGGACTGGGATCTATAATCCTAGTTTGTTTATGTGATACTATTACCATCATTTTCATCATATTACTGATTTAactgatttttattattaagaaaattgccaaatatatatatatatatatatatcattgtaTTTATCATTTTCATCATATTGTTAAAATACATTATCTCCCATTTTTGCATAAGTATctataaaagttaaaactaatgccaagtaaatatataacaatgttttttttgaaacttaatatataacaatGTTAGATATCCAAacattttctaataaaaatataattttcgtaaattcatttaataaatatggatttaccaatttaaataaaattttctagtGATAAAAACAAGTTTCGTTTATTTAAAATTGTCAAATTTTATATCTCAcataaatgcaaataaaaataaaaacttgcAAAAAAAACGCAAcaagtataataatatttcatgaataaaaatattgtttcaagctgatgaagatgatgagtaAACTGACAAACCGAcctgcgttttttttttttgaattaattcAACCAATGTAATAAATTTTCTCTAATTTTATCCTTCGATGCACtttgtatatgtgtgtgtgtatgttgGCATTATACTACTGGTTGTGGATATTGGAACCAGGATTTAAATGGGGGCTCTATGCGGGATTtacaagagaagagaaagacACCATGTACGTTTTTTCTTTCTCCAACTTCACAACTTTGTCCGATTGATAATGCCATTAGCTTGTTTTGGTTGATGGTATTCAGTTCCCCGTGTGGAATGGAATGGTGGTGCTGATTAATATGGAATTAAATTATAGTGAAGATATTTGTTACCCAAAGTGAAACAAATAACAATGATATTACAAGGAATTGAATTGAACTCAGAACAGATTCttggttacaacttacaagtgtGTATCATTGTATGTAGTAACTCATGATGAACTGGTGAACCTTTAATGgctgaaaatatacaaaatggttTCGTGGTGTAGTTGGTTATCACGTCAGTCTAACACACTGAAGGTCTCCGGTTCGAACCCGGGCGAAGCCAATGATAATTTTTTGTAGTATGGTAATAAAAACCAAGAATACATCATGTTTCTCCTGactttgaataaaatattgatctGCTTTCTTTTTCAAAGTGGATCAATCTTATCAATCCACTCTTGCTTGGACATTCCTCTGAAATAAGAGCCCATAATTTTCAGTCTCAAAGGTAGTCTGCCAGCAACATTGCAAACTCTTATAGCAAGATCCTCATAACCATCTTTGGGAAACTTTTGATCAAAAGCAGCCAAACAAAATATTTGCATAGCTTCATAGTCTGATGGTAAAGCCACTCCATAAACATCATCAATCGTATGTGCCTCCAAAACTTCCCTGTCCTGTACCGCGATGACAACCCGGCTTCCAGGACCAAACCATGGACTTACTTTCATCATTGCATCTAACTGTACTGATCTGTGGACATTGTCAATAACTACAACAAGCACTTTCTTGCGTTTCAGCTTCTCTCTTTCAACTCCTAGGTCAATAACTTCGTTATCATTTTGGTATGTTAGTAGAGACATAAACTCCACATCagaagaagctggtcttgtATAAAGTGCGTTGATGTCCTTGATATAGAGACTCACGTTGAATCTTTGAGAGAGTTGTTTAAAGAGATATTTAGTGATTGTGCTCTTACCAATCCCAGGAAGACCCCAAATGCCTATCATCTTCACTTCATCCGAATCTAGGTATAACAATCGTCTCATCTCTTCCATATGAGCTCCCATTCCAACTAAGTCGTATTGAAATCAATTGATCTCATGAAATGAGTCAGCTTTTTTGAAACATCAGTGGTGATATTCTCTACCATGTCTGCTTCATTATCCCTAGGGGTGATCAATTCATGCAACGTGGAAAGAAAATGAAGATTACATAGACTATATTCACTTTGGCTGgatcatataaaataagttaCAAGTAGAaagatttgtttaaaaattatctCATAAATCATATTAACACATATCATCAGAGTGTTTTTGttgataccttttttttttcacaattttTGTTGCTACCTACATATTAACACATATCATCAGAGTGTTTTTGTTGAtaccttttttttgttcacaattTTTGTTTCTACCTACATATTAACACATATCATCAGAGTGCTTTTGTtgctaccttttttttttgttcacaattTTTGTTGCTACCTACATATTAATTTTTGATCATATTTTATGCCATGCACTTAAcctcttttaagaaaaaaaaaccatttcaaTTTTGACTGAAGTAGAGTATGGTCTCAATCACTATTCTAAAAAGNNNNNNNNNNNNNNNNNNNNNNNNNNNNNNNNNNNNNNNNNNNNNNNNNNNNNNNNNNNNNNNNNNNNNNNNNNNNNNNNNNNNNNNNNNNNNNNNNNNNggtctccaattgagcataaatgtttttccacatactttgttaccaaaacgtgtttgacccatgtttcacactcgctctgatcttccatccacaaccgctaacccgatatgccacaaggagagtttttgtttgatttgtatattctgaaaagAAAAACCTACCCCtccactgctgtcaaccgcagctctgaaagcagtgcatccttgctaacaaaactctggttgacatagatgctggtacaatccgattttcctcttcaatagcatttgtcttagcatatgtcttttcatttcttcaaaacaaattattatcatcatcttcctcgtcctcatctagaacctttccataaagactgtaatccccaccattctgatccgtttccaCAACCAATAGTgtttatcagcatcctcctccccatttttcctcctccccattttcctcctccccatcttgattttcatcttcaacagactcattatcaccaacatcttcaaaacattcatcagcctcatcatattcaccaacatcttcttcccattcaccagcttcatcattatcaccaacatcttcttcccattcaccagcttcatcattatcaccagcttctttctcttttctctgaaaccgtttccaccttgctgcggcttgatacacaaagacatactctatgcgttttgagtatctcgagcaagtttcgaaacttgtctatcacttgtaacatgaatgggaggactgcttggagtcatcatcattttctgctggtaatgagtagctaatctccacagtcactgatctcatgtccaggttataatcttcttgagccattgcaacaagttcagcatgtgttgaatcttcattcaataaaaacaatcttgctcctttgagattcATCAACCacaaatcccaacggaaatctctcaacaaccattctccatacactgcatgtaacttaaaaatcatctgcaaatattcaaaataaaacacattagtaaacatagagaaaatgaagaagttcaacaaacattatcgcagacgacttagatttaagtcgtccagaagacttaaaggtaagtcgtctaaagaggtcacttttgcaattgaaaattaaagggacgacttaattctaagtcgtccggctttgttttgttaaaaaaaaaaattcagacgacttatatataagtcgtctacgaaaaacgggctagttttgcatttgaccgaatcgtgtcagatctttgactatttctggacgacttataaatcagtcgtctctggaaagtaaaaatttcaatattttttattcaaacgacgacttacacgtaagtcgtccaggttagttttgtaattgaaaaataaaacttgaaatttaactttctccagacgacttaactaaaagtcgtccagctagacgacttaatttaggtcgtccgggataagcaaggtttggacgacttaattgggaaaaattctggacgactttgctttccccggacgactttaaattaagtcttctgacgggacgactttatattatgtcgtctaataaaaattaaattatgaagttttatttttcaactacaaaactaacctaagacgacttacacgtaagtcgtctagtttaataaaatattgaaaaattttaacttttcgagagacgactgaattataagtcgtccagaaatagtcaaagatctgacacgattcggtcaaatgcaaaactagcctgtttctcgtagacgacttatatataagtcgtctggactgttttttttcaccaaacaaagctggacgacttagtttaagtcgtccgtttgaccagaagactcatcagtaagtcttctaacatacagatgacttacttgtaagtcttctacgcgaacagattttgaaaaaaattcaaattcgtaccttcaactaggtgagatgactttgtttgcacacagggtcttctccaaccacccagaacctcaacgaaagcaaccgtaagtcaaaacgaaagaaatatggctccaaacaattttgaatcaaaagcttcagttttttggatgaatatggagagaaagtgaaagaaatgttgttttagttcataacaattgaaacagagagagtgtaaagagatttacgtgcattaaagggcattaaaagctccaaacagttcgtacaaggttgttcccactattcatggcagtggcaatattgtaaatacttgaagaaaatgagttGAGACAGTAagagccattttcgaaaaaaaaaaaaaaaaagggttaatgcattttcgtagataaaatgcagatgtggggttaaaaactcaaaaaaaaatgagtcaaaagaaaaggttagttttctgtttgaattcaagttttgagtcacttttgcaataagcccttatataaactctcaaaatcgtgattatttatatattgaccgCTATATTTAGGTGCTGATAAGGTTAACAACAACCGAATCGGTGTCAGGACCTGGATCAgcgtttgtttctttttttttccggcTAATCTTGGTTTTATTAATCACTGTCAACGGTTACAGA is a genomic window containing:
- the LOC108811512 gene encoding probable carboxylesterase 11; its protein translation is MPSVGVKLYSVFFKFLLKHRLQNRIQSDSISSSSDPFGVTTRPEESVSPPNPLFTDGVATKDIHIDPLTSLSVRIFLPESALNNLAASAKSRTGSDLLLRRNSHGSSNSLQHSHKSESRRSSYALTTASSSSSSSAEEVLYRGYAPPSSSGGECRKLPVMVQFHGGGWVSGSNDSVANDFFCRRMAKHCDVIVLAVGYRLAPENRYPAACEDGFKVLQWLGKQANLADCNKSMSRRGGGGGGEVKKKHVVDAFGASLVEPWLASHADPSRCVLLGVSCGANIADYVSRKAIEAGQNLDPVKVVAQVLMYPFFIGTVPTQSEIKQANSYFYDKPMCILAWKLFLPEEEFSLDHPAANPLVPGRGPPLKFMPPTLTIVAEHDWMRDRAIAYSEELRKVNVDAPVLEYKDAVHEFATLDMLLRTPQAQACAEDIAIWVKKYISFRGHEFSY